GCAGTAGGCTTCTCACGGACCAGGAGGCGAGTCATGTTCGATCTACGCATCCGGGGCGGGACCTTGATCGACGGAACGGGCGCGGCGCCGCGCACGGCCGACGTCGGCGTGAGCGACGGCAAGATCGCCGCGATCGGCCGGCTCGACGAACCTGCTCGACGCGACATCGACGCGACCGGCCTGCTCGTGACCCCCGGCTTCGTCGACATCCACGCCCACTACGACGGGCAGGCGACGTGGGACTCGCAACTCACACCGTCGGCCTGGCACGGCGTCACCACCGTAGTGATGGGCAACTGCGGTGTGGGTTTCTCACCTTGCCGCGCCGAAGATCGTGACCGCCTGGTAGAGCTCATGGAGGGGGTCGAGGACATTCCGGGCACCGCGCTGCACGAGGGGCTCAGCTGGGAGTGGGAGTCGTTCCCCGAATACCTGGACCTGCTCGCCGCGCGGCCGCGCGATGTCGACGTCGGGGTCCTGGTGCCCCACGGACCCGTGCGGCTCTACGTCATGGGCGAGCGCGGAGCGCGGCGCGAGCCCGCGACACCGGCAGAGATCGCCGAGATGGGCCGGCTCGTGCGGGAAGGCGTCGAGGCGGGCGCCTTCGGGTTCTCGACCTCGCGCACGTTGAACCACCGTACCAGCACGGGGGAACCCACGCCGATGCTCGGTGCCGCCGGGGAGGAGTTGATCGGCATCGCCAACGCGATGCGCGCGTGCGGTCGCGGCGCCTTCGAGGTCGTGTCCGACTACGACGACCTCGAGGCCGAGTTTGCGGTCTTCCGCCGCATCGCCGAGACCGGCGCGCCCACCTACTTGTCGCTGAACCAGAACAAGAAGGGGGGATACCTGGCCGTGCTCGAACGCGTCGAGCGCGCGGCGAACGAAGGGCTGCCGATCGCGGCCCAGGTCGCGGTGCGGCCGATCGGCGTTCTGTTCTCGATCGACGGCACCCTGAGCCCCTTCCTGCTGAACCCGGTTTGGCAGGCCCTGCCCCAGGAGCACGATGCGCGCGTCGAGGCCCTGCGCGAGCCGGCCTTTCGAGCGCGCTTGATCGACGCTGCCGGCGACCCCAAGCATGTGTTCGGCGCCTACGACTGCTTCTTCGAGGTGGACGCGACGCCCGACTACGAACCGCCGCCAGAGGCGAGTATCGCAGCGATCGCCGAGAAGCAGGGACGCCATCCCGTCGAGATCCTCTGCGACCGGCTCCTCGCCGACGAGGGACGGGGCCTCGTCTACTACCCGATCTTCAACTACGACACGGGCGACCTCGAAGCACAGCGCCATCTCCTCGAGCACCCCCGCACCCTCGTGGGCCTGGCGGACGGGGGCGCGCACTCGGGCATCATCTGC
This genomic stretch from Candidatus Binatia bacterium harbors:
- a CDS encoding amidohydrolase family protein, whose translation is MFDLRIRGGTLIDGTGAAPRTADVGVSDGKIAAIGRLDEPARRDIDATGLLVTPGFVDIHAHYDGQATWDSQLTPSAWHGVTTVVMGNCGVGFSPCRAEDRDRLVELMEGVEDIPGTALHEGLSWEWESFPEYLDLLAARPRDVDVGVLVPHGPVRLYVMGERGARREPATPAEIAEMGRLVREGVEAGAFGFSTSRTLNHRTSTGEPTPMLGAAGEELIGIANAMRACGRGAFEVVSDYDDLEAEFAVFRRIAETGAPTYLSLNQNKKGGYLAVLERVERAANEGLPIAAQVAVRPIGVLFSIDGTLSPFLLNPVWQALPQEHDARVEALREPAFRARLIDAAGDPKHVFGAYDCFFEVDATPDYEPPPEASIAAIAEKQGRHPVEILCDRLLADEGRGLVYYPIFNYDTGDLEAQRHLLEHPRTLVGLADGGAHSGIICDASFPTTLLSLWGRDRSRGPKLDLPWLVKAQTADTAAAYGLRDRGRIEPGLRADLNLIDFANLRCRRPALIRDLPAGGRRFVQKAVGYVATLVAGEVTYENGEATGARPGRLVRS